In one Nicotiana tomentosiformis chromosome 6, ASM39032v3, whole genome shotgun sequence genomic region, the following are encoded:
- the LOC104099057 gene encoding peroxidase 27-like, with translation MAFSRHIVVLILQLMLVPLAFNLCNAQGLKYGFYRKTCPRVESIVRETTAQYISKAPTLAAPLLRMQFHDCFVRGCDGSVMLNSTKTNQAERDAIPNQSLRGFQVINGVKSALENKCPGVVSCADIIALVARDAVSMIKGPYWKVPLGRRDGSVSNMLEALNLLPAPFANISSLKAQFVSLGLNAKDLVVLSGGHTIGTSHCFAFTNRMYNFTGNGDADPTMDPNYIARLKLKCSPTDVTTLVEMDPGSFKTFDEKYYTIVANRRGLFQSDSALLDDIETKAYVKRQALTHGKTFFKDFGKSMVKMGKIGVLTGQAGEIRKHCDFVN, from the exons ATGGCTTTCTCAAGGCATATTGTAGTGCTCATTCTTCAATTGATGCTTGTCCCTCTTGCTTTTAACCTTTGTAATGCACAAGGCTTGAAATATGGCTTCTATAGAAAAACATGTCCTAGAGTTGAATCAATTGTGAGAGAGACAACTGCTCAATACATATCTAAGGCACCAACTCTAGCTGCTCCTTTGCTTAGGATGCAGTTCCATGATTGCTTTGTTAGG GGATGCGATGGTTCTGTAATGCTAAACTCAACCAAGACTAATCAAGCTGAGAGAGATGCCATTCCAAACCAATCTCTAAGAGGATTCCAAGTGATTAATGGTGTAAAATCTGCACTAGAAAACAAGTGTCCAGGTGTTGTATCTTGTGCAGATATCATAGCCTTAGTAGCTCGGGATGCAGTTTCTATG ATTAAAGGACCATATTGGAAAGTTCCCTTGGGAAGAAGAGATGGGAGTGTGTCAAACATGTTAGAAGCCTTGAACCTTTTACCAGCTCCATTTGCTAACATCTCTTCTCTTAAAGCACAGTTTGTCTCTCTTGGTTTGAATGCAAAAGACCTTGTGGTTCTATCAG GAGGACATACCATTGGAACTTCTCATTGTTTCGCTTTCACAAACAGAATGTACAATTTCACAGGCAATGGTGATGCTGATCCAACAATGGATCCAAACTACATTGCTCGTTTGAAGCTAAAATGCAGTCCAACTGATGTGACAACACTTGTAGAAATGGATCCAGGAAGTTTCAAAACTTTTGATGAAAAATATTACACAATTGTGGCTAATAGGAGAGGGCTTTTTCAATCTGATTCTGCACTTCTTGATGATATTGAGACCAAAGCTTATGTTAAACGTCAAGCTCTTACCCATGGTAAAACATTTTTCAAAGATTTTGGTAAATCTATGGTGAAAATGGGCAAGATTGGTGTCCTGACTGGTCAAGCTGGTGAAATCAGGAAACATTGTGattttgttaattaa